A region of Alteromonadaceae bacterium 2753L.S.0a.02 DNA encodes the following proteins:
- a CDS encoding ubiquinol-cytochrome c reductase iron-sulfur subunit codes for MSNDGVNEGRRRVLTALTSVVGAAGVVGAAVPFVGSWNPSAKAKAAGAPVEVNISKLEPGQMITVEWRGKPVYVLRRTPEALATLAEIEPRLRDPNSDKSTQPDYVKNRTRSIEGHEPVAVILGLCTHLGCAPTYRPDVGAEDLGGEAWLGGFFCRCHGSKFDLAGRVLEGVPAPINLEIPPYQFLSDDMLLIGEGQEA; via the coding sequence ATGAGCAATGACGGAGTTAATGAGGGGCGTCGCAGGGTTCTCACTGCACTAACCTCCGTTGTGGGCGCAGCCGGCGTAGTCGGTGCCGCTGTTCCTTTTGTCGGATCGTGGAACCCCAGTGCCAAAGCAAAGGCCGCTGGAGCACCCGTTGAAGTAAACATTTCAAAACTTGAACCCGGGCAGATGATTACTGTTGAGTGGCGCGGTAAGCCGGTCTATGTTTTGCGTCGCACCCCGGAAGCCTTGGCCACCCTCGCCGAAATTGAACCCCGTTTGCGCGATCCCAACTCAGACAAATCAACACAGCCCGATTACGTAAAAAATCGCACCCGTTCCATCGAAGGCCATGAGCCGGTGGCGGTGATTTTGGGCTTGTGTACCCATCTAGGCTGCGCACCTACGTATCGCCCTGATGTGGGCGCTGAAGATTTGGGCGGCGAAGCGTGGTTGGGCGGCTTTTTCTGTCGTTGTCACGGTTCCAAGTTCGATCTTGCTGGCCGTGTACTGGAGGGCGTTCCCGCGCCAATCAACCTGGAGATTCCACCCTATCAGTTTTTGAGTGACGACATGTTGCTCATTGGCGAAGGTCAGGAGGCATAA
- a CDS encoding small subunit ribosomal protein S9, translating into MAAEQYYGTGRRKTATARVFISSGTGTITVNNRPLDEYFGREVARMIVRQPLEATDNVDKFDINATVKGGGSFGQAGAIRHGLTRALMAYDEALRGTLRSAGYVTRDAREVERKKVGLRKARKKPQFSKR; encoded by the coding sequence ATGGCAGCAGAACAATACTACGGTACGGGCCGACGCAAAACCGCCACAGCGCGAGTTTTTATTTCTTCGGGTACCGGCACCATTACGGTTAACAACCGCCCGCTCGACGAGTACTTTGGTCGCGAAGTGGCGCGCATGATCGTGCGTCAGCCTCTCGAAGCGACTGATAACGTCGATAAATTCGATATCAACGCAACTGTTAAAGGCGGCGGTAGTTTTGGTCAGGCCGGTGCTATTCGTCACGGTTTGACACGCGCATTAATGGCTTACGATGAAGCGCTGCGTGGCACACTGCGTTCCGCAGGCTACGTGACTCGTGATGCTCGTGAGGTCGAACGTAAGAAAGTTGGCCTCAGAAAAGCCCGTAAGAAGCCACAATTCTCCAAGCGTTAA
- a CDS encoding LSU ribosomal protein L13P: MKTISANSQTVKRDWYIIDAEGKTLGRMAAEIAHRLRGKHKPEYTPHVDTGDYIVVINAEKVRVTGNKAKDKMYHHHTGYIGGLKSISFEKLIQKAPERTIETAVKGMLPKGPLGRAMFKKLKVYAGDAHPHTAQQPQALNI; this comes from the coding sequence ATGAAGACCATCAGTGCCAACTCTCAAACAGTGAAACGCGACTGGTACATCATCGACGCTGAAGGCAAAACTCTGGGCCGTATGGCTGCAGAGATTGCTCACCGCTTGCGCGGTAAGCATAAGCCTGAATATACCCCGCACGTCGACACCGGCGATTACATCGTAGTCATTAACGCCGAAAAAGTGCGCGTAACGGGCAACAAAGCGAAAGATAAGATGTACCACCACCACACCGGCTACATCGGTGGCTTGAAGTCCATCAGTTTTGAAAAGCTGATCCAGAAAGCTCCTGAACGCACTATCGAAACCGCCGTTAAGGGCATGTTGCCCAAAGGCCCACTCGGTCGTGCAATGTTTAAAAAATTGAAGGTTTATGCCGGCGACGCGCATCCGCACACCGCCCAGCAACCTCAAGCACTCAACATATAA